The following are encoded together in the Streptomyces flavofungini genome:
- a CDS encoding response regulator transcription factor → MIRVLLAEDQGMMRGALALLLGMEEDIEVVAQVAAGDDIVHTALTARPDVALLDIELPGRSGLDAAADLRTEVPDCRVLILTTFGRPGYLRRAMDAGAAGFLVKDGPVEELAEAIRAVLRGETVVDPVLAAAALGAGPNPLTAREAEVLNASVDGATVADIAAALRLSESTVRNYLSAAIGKTGSRNRMEAVRVARREGWL, encoded by the coding sequence TGATGCGCGGCGCACTGGCCCTGCTGCTCGGGATGGAGGAGGACATCGAGGTCGTCGCGCAGGTCGCGGCGGGCGACGACATCGTGCACACCGCGCTCACCGCACGTCCCGACGTGGCCCTGCTCGACATCGAGCTGCCGGGGCGCAGCGGGCTCGACGCGGCGGCTGACCTGCGCACGGAGGTCCCCGACTGCCGGGTCCTGATCCTCACCACCTTCGGCAGGCCCGGCTATCTGCGCCGCGCCATGGACGCGGGCGCCGCGGGGTTCCTCGTGAAGGACGGGCCCGTGGAGGAGTTGGCCGAGGCGATTCGCGCCGTGCTGCGCGGGGAGACCGTGGTCGACCCGGTGCTCGCCGCGGCCGCGCTCGGGGCCGGGCCCAATCCGCTGACGGCCCGGGAGGCCGAGGTGCTCAACGCCTCCGTCGACGGTGCGACGGTCGCGGACATCGCGGCGGCGCTGCGTCTGTCGGAGTCGACGGTGCGGAACTATCTCTCCGCGGCGATCGGCAAGACGGGGAGCCGCAATCGGATGGAGGCGGTTCGCGTCGCTCGGCGTGAGGGGTGGCTGTAG